Genomic DNA from Lactuca sativa cultivar Salinas chromosome 8, Lsat_Salinas_v11, whole genome shotgun sequence:
TATCCAACAACACATTTCTTACTAGAAACACCGGAAAGTATGACGGTGTACAACTCCGGCGAATCCACAGGCGGTGGAGGATATCTGGCTGTGAAAAAGGTGTTTCCTGTGGAAGATTACGTGGAGAAAGTCTCACAACGCCTCGTTGAAGCTGCATATGCCAACGATTTTAAAGCTGCGTTGGAGTGCTTGGCAGATCCTTTTGTTGATGTGAACTTTGCTGGAACCGTATGTTTGAATTCGAAGAAGACAGAGATCGTGTTACATGATGAGTCTCCCAGCGAGGTTCTAGTGGAGTTTGAAGAGTTCAATACGGATGTCACTGCTCTGTTCCTCGCTGCTCATGCCGGAAACGTGAAGCTTGTCAGAAAGCTACTGGTAATATGATCAGTTTTTGCATCATTTATCTTCAAAATTCAGAATTTAACTCCTACTTTCATCGAAACTTACTTGATGAAATAGAAGAACACAAATCCACAATCTCAATCAACCTTCACTGTTAGAACACGCATAATgtgttttcaatttcttttaccCGAATCACGACCTAATTTTCAGCTTGAGGTTTAGAACAAGTAATTCAATTACTTTCCAATAATTTCAAATTGTTTCATCTgttaattgagaaaaataagttGATTAGCCTTGGACTTTTCTCTTTGTTTCATTGTGATTTGGTTTTCGAAAAATAACTAGAAACGTTACTTATTATTATCTGGATTTTGAAAGCGATGGTTTGCAAAATTCAAACTAGGAATTATTGGCCACATTTGCAGAATTAACGCTTAATTTAATGACTATTCATAACATCTCATAACTCAAAATGCAAATTAATCTCATAATCACAGATTTGAATTTTTGGAAATGGAGGCaatataagtataaccatacttTTTGTCTAAATTGTAGAGTATTGGGGCAAATGTGAACAAGAAATTATTTCGTGGGTATGCAACCACAGCAGCAACAAGAGGACGCCATGTTGAGATATTGGAGTTATTAATTGAAGGTGGAGCTTCTCAAGTTGCTTGTGAAGAGGCTTTACTTGAAGCAAGTCACCATGGTTTCGCCATGCCTGCAAAAGCCCTAATGGCATCAGACCTCATTCGCCCTAATGTTGCAATCCATGCCCTTGTCAATGCATCATGTAGAGGATATATTGATTTTGTTGATACACTTTTCAAGGTACATTTAACAAAAATATTCCAAATTataaatggaataatatacaaagttGATTATGTATATTTGAATGTTTGATGGCAGTGTGGAGTAGACATGAATGGAACTGCTCGAGTTTTGCTTCGATCTTCCAAGCCATTTTTACATGCGGATGTTAGTTGTAATGCCCTTGTTGCGGCTATTGTCAATAGACAAATCTCAGTTGTTCAACTTCTTTTGAAGGTTAATTTCTATATACATTTTCAtaaataaaccaaaaaaaaaaaattaattaaatattacaaaAATGAAAACTAAACAGTCAATAAATAGTTGGCCATCGGAAAAAACctaaaaacttaataatcaaattaaagAAAATGAAAACTAAACAGCCAATGGTTGGCCAGCTAATATTAGTTATTTTTTAATTAGTATATGAcatgatttatttttttaaataataagaaaaaaaaatagttttaaacttTGAAATATTGGTTTTTGAGCAGGCGGGTGCAAGAACAGACACCAAGGTGAGGCTAGGAGCCTGGTCATGGGACACGACAACCGGAGAAGAATTCCGAGTAGGCGCCGGTTTAGCTGAACCGTATGACATTACATGGTGCGCGGTCGAGTATTTTGAAAAAACCGGTTCAATATTAAACACCCTCCTTCAACATATCTCCCCTAATATTCCTCATTTTGGTCGAACGATAATCCATCACGCTATACTTTGCTCAAATCTAAAAGCAATCGAGCTTTTATTAAACCAGGGTGCTGATCCGGAGCTCCCGGTTCAAACCATCAAAGGAACCGGTTTCCGGCTAATCCATTTGGCAGCAAGCCTCGGTTACTCCGCCGTCCTCCACCACCTGGTCAACGCCGGCTGTAATCTCGACTCGAAAACTGACGCAGGAGAAACTGCACTCATGATATGTGCAAGGAATAAACACGTCGACTGTCTTAAGCTTCTCGCCGGCGCCGGAGCCGATTTCGGTTTGGTCAATTCCGGTAATCAATGTGTCCAGTCGATCGCTGGATCGGTTCGATGGACATTAGGGCTGAGACAAGCTATTTTGGAGGTGGTTCGAACCGGAAAGGTCCTCCGGTCTAGCGATTCTTCGATATTCTCGAGTTTAATGTTTGTTACACGTGTGAACGATACTGACGCGTTGAAAAAACTcgttgaccaaggagttgacctcgATGAACAAGATGAAAATGGGTATTCGGCAGTCATGGTTGCCGTCATAAACCGACACGTGGACGCCTTCCGGTTGCTCGTATCTGCCGGAGCTAAcgtaaaacttcaaaataaatacggCGAAACCGCAGTTAGTTTATCGGAAGCGAGTGTTGACTGTGGTGCTTTTGAGAAAGTTATCCTTGAATGTGAAAATGACATTAATGCCCCTAAGAAaggattttctttttcattttacaCCCTCCACCGAGCCGTTTCTAGAGGCGACTTCGACGCCGTTAAAACGTTAACAAACAATGAAAACGACATTAACATTAACGCTCCTGACGGCGACGGATACACGCCGCTTATGTTAGCGGCGCGTGAAGGACACGGTAGGATCTGCGAGTTTTTGATTTCGAAAGGGGCGATTTGTGAGATTGAGAACGCGAGACACGAGACGGCGCTCCGGTTAGCTTGTAAAGACGCCGAACAGGTTCTGTTGGACCACGTGGCACGGGGGCTGGTGTTGGGTGGTGGTCGAGTCAAGAAACATTGTAAAGGGGGGAAAGGGTGTCCACATAGCAAGCGGCTAAGCATGGTGGAAGGCGGTGGGTTGTTGCGGTGGGGGAAATCGAGTAGGCGGAATGTGGTGTGTAAATGGGCGGAGGTTGGTGGAAGCTCGTCGTTCCGGTGGAACCGGAGGAAGAAGGCGGATGGGGAGGAGGAGGGGTTGTTTCGGGTGGTTACGACGAAGAATAAGGAGGTGCATTTTGTGTGCGAGGGTGGTGTTGATATGGCAGAGTTATGGGTCAGGGGGATTAAACTTGTGACGCGTGAAGCTATTTTTGGGAACTAAATTTGTGCCCTTTTATACGTTGTATATTATGGTTGGAGGCAGAAAACTCAAGTGCTACAAAGTTTTTTTGTATGAAAATTCAACTCCATTTAAGAGGTGTTATGTATAAGCAATTTCTTTTAACAGAAACACAATATATTTTTCTTGGATTAttataagaaaatgacaaaattgcaaaaatatccctgtgattggtaaaattatgtgactttggtccaaaaaagtttgacGGTGCACCAGTGATCCAATTTTGAATATCTTCTGCGGTTTTGATCCCTATAGTTGtcatttttgtatggttttggtcCACACCCAACATAAAATGACCAATATGcccttaaatatttcatttttaatttattttattaaatttcctattattttatttaaaagagaaaagaaaaataaattatcaccctctctctctctcacacacacacacacacaccaaaattGGTAATTGGTCTACCCTCTCCCTATATTCTAAAGATGCTCGAAAACCACCACCTACACCACCATTGCAGCCCCTTACTTGTGCAACACCACCCACACCTAGCAAACTTCGGTGACGGTGGCTTGCGACCCAGATGAAAATTCTAATGATGCGACCCATCTACCACCGCCCCTTCGTCTTCTCCGATAGCTCAAAATGTTTGTTTCCAGATCTACAAACCAAACCGTTACACACATCTAATACCTTAAAAAAACAGCCCAAAGAATAAAAAACGCAAATCGAAGAGGATCATCTTCTGGGTTTTCGATTTGCACCAAGAGGGGTAAGTTCATATACATCTGGGCAATCAATGTGTCGTTTAAAACTAGTGTTCAAGttcttattttaaaagtttttgacATTACCAGCTTGTATATGTGTATGTTGTTGCGTTGTGATTGAAAACTATACATCAGCCGAACAGCTTTCACACTCGATTATTCAAATCTAGAAAAATGATTGCGAAATAATTATGTCAAAGATCTTTGATTTTTGCTACTTAATCGTTCTAAAAATTAggctattttgaaaattttcaaattagaCCAAAGTATCAAATACAAAGGATTGTTGGTATTTTTTGCGTTATATAATGGAATTAGATTGAGGGCATACAAGATCCATGTAAAACCTTTAAATTTTGGATATACAATTTATAGTATAAGAATATTAAGTGGACTTCATTGTTATCT
This window encodes:
- the LOC111918326 gene encoding uncharacterized protein LOC111918326; the encoded protein is MTVYNSGESTGGGGYLAVKKVFPVEDYVEKVSQRLVEAAYANDFKAALECLADPFVDVNFAGTVCLNSKKTEIVLHDESPSEVLVEFEEFNTDVTALFLAAHAGNVKLVRKLLSIGANVNKKLFRGYATTAATRGRHVEILELLIEGGASQVACEEALLEASHHGFAMPAKALMASDLIRPNVAIHALVNASCRGYIDFVDTLFKCGVDMNGTARVLLRSSKPFLHADVSCNALVAAIVNRQISVVQLLLKAGARTDTKVRLGAWSWDTTTGEEFRVGAGLAEPYDITWCAVEYFEKTGSILNTLLQHISPNIPHFGRTIIHHAILCSNLKAIELLLNQGADPELPVQTIKGTGFRLIHLAASLGYSAVLHHLVNAGCNLDSKTDAGETALMICARNKHVDCLKLLAGAGADFGLVNSGNQCVQSIAGSVRWTLGLRQAILEVVRTGKVLRSSDSSIFSSLMFVTRVNDTDALKKLVDQGVDLDEQDENGYSAVMVAVINRHVDAFRLLVSAGANVKLQNKYGETAVSLSEASVDCGAFEKVILECENDINAPKKGFSFSFYTLHRAVSRGDFDAVKTLTNNENDININAPDGDGYTPLMLAAREGHGRICEFLISKGAICEIENARHETALRLACKDAEQVLLDHVARGLVLGGGRVKKHCKGGKGCPHSKRLSMVEGGGLLRWGKSSRRNVVCKWAEVGGSSSFRWNRRKKADGEEEGLFRVVTTKNKEVHFVCEGGVDMAELWVRGIKLVTREAIFGN